The Quercus lobata isolate SW786 chromosome 9, ValleyOak3.0 Primary Assembly, whole genome shotgun sequence region TAAGTTTTAGTCTtgaaattcaatctcaaaataagcaaaaatacaaatacatGTTTGAtctgattctctctcttatataccTACAActgtttttgttgtctctttgggtttttgttataatatacaaatataagtttatatatagatatttgtATCCCGTGCATTGCAGGAGAGTATAACTTATCGTCAACAAGTGGAACAAGAGTTTGTTGTTCCACAGAAGTATGTATTCTTTAATatagcaaaattacaaatatgatatttaagatGTATATGTTGTAATACATTTCTCAACCTGTTCTTTTGCTAGGCTTATATTAGTGATACTTCAAATGAATGTAGCATCAACTTATCAactgaagaagatgatgattgtacaaaatttcaaaaagttgatgTTCAAAGCAATGTGCAACTCACACCAACATCTAtactcaaggaaaacaaaaggacaTATTCAAGGACTACTATGAAGCAACAAgggaagaagatacaaaaaacactttaaagttgtctttcaatCTCTAAGATTTTCTATGCACAGTTTGGTTTTAAtggatttgtgattttggtACTAAAGACATATTGgaacaaaaggaaaattttttgcttttatgcacaatttggttttaaattggaACAGAGAGGAATTAAACTCTTCTATTTAGTTATTTAAGGATACAACTCTacttcaaagttttttttataaagttccGGTCTTTCTCACATGCTAGGAATTTCAATATTTGAACATATATTGAAGACTGATGGTATCCTTGGCCTCTATAGAGGTTTTGGCACTTTTGCTATTGGATCATTGCCTGGTAGAGTCCTGCATTTGACATCACTTGAAATATCAAAAGATATGatgttaaaatatattgaaGGTTTAGATATAACTAAATcatcattaattattttattgtcaTGTGAATTACATGTGACTGTTAATTTTAATCATCATTCAAAATATGGGGTGCAATTTCCAAGTTTAGGTGCAATTCTGATGGTAATGGaaagttatttatattttggagTGCAAAGTGAAAGTATCTTTGTTTATGATGGATTTCTACAATTAaccctatttgtttgtttgtttgaatataaaaatatttaatagcCAACTATGCGCCTTTGGATGTGGTAGGTGAACTTATTCTTTCCATTATATACACTCcttttgtgtcttttttttatatctagAAAGATGGGAATGATATTTGGAAGGAGAAAAATGACTAGAAACGCCcataatgtatatttttttattacttgatGGCTGTTACAATtctaatgtcacatcatttggaGGTTTATCTTAATGTTCCagtgatctttttttttttttttttttccttcacagTTAAAATGTGGACTAATGTGTTCTCCTCTCTAACATTTCTTATCACTTTAGGAGCTTGAGCTCCAGAGATGATATGGACAAAAAACCATCTcatatatttagtttaattgtttgAGTAAGtagttttgcataaaaaaaataaaaaaaataataaaaaagaaagaaagaaaagaaaagtgatggCTGGAATGAATAATACGAGTTAATGTTTCTACTATAGTTGATGCTCATCTCTAGGGACAGTAATGATATTTCATGTCCTTTTATTATGGAtgtaatttttatctatttttaattttaaaaattggtagcattctcatgcattgcacggattagcgactagtattatatataataaaagttagacTTAAACGCCGTGGTTGCACCAAGTGGAggcaccaaattgcagaaattttcttagatttttagattttaagaaaaaatatatataagttttcttcaactataatttctaagtggaTGTAATTCTTATTTAAATAgtattatatgatatatatatatatatatatttagtattctAGATATATCGTGAGCGTTTGGGGTCAACTGAAAGTTGCATTTCAGTTCTGCATTTTCATGCCTTTTTTATTTCCCTGCGcgtgaacagtaaaatcactgtgcaggaaaaaaaacactgttcacACACTGTTCATGAACTGTTCAcaggtcccacgacactatttacacatttaaaaattattttgctacagtgttttcagttttcagtttcagcaacaataagttcaatccaaacggatccaTCATATATGTAGACCACGGTTTGTGATGAATGAGTTATAGTCACATTGCAATTCTTATTTAAACTGAATACCACTTCCAAAAACTAAATTATCTAAGAcacataaataaatgaataaaagtaAATAGACAAtcctaagaaaaataaataaataaaaagaagaagaatttgatcACAATTGGAATACTAAACCCAGCAGTATTGGAAGACCAGCAGACACATAGTGATAAAAAGAAGGAAGGATTTTGATGAATACTAAACAAGACTTcttaatgaatatatatatccACCACCCCTTACACTTTTTTATTCCGTGATTtcatggttttgaaatttgaatgggAAGTGCGACGGTTTGGTTTACGCAAAATGGGAAAGGTGAGGGGAAGGGGATGATCTTCCAGTTCCACAATGCTGTTGCTATTGACTGAGAAAGGGTTTAACGAAATGAATTGCTGCGATTGGTGATCATTTCAGGTAACAAACGCTCAGCAGCCAAATAAATTTGCTTATCAGCACGCTCTTTATTTTGCACAATGGATAAATGTCACATAACGTTATTGTAGAATCTACTCTATACGTTTGGGTTTAGGCATCGATTATAGGCAGTAGGTTGTTTGTtacagaaattttaataaattttcagattttaagaatagatatatatatattttttggataaatatgacaaattaagtaatgaaagaaaatagtatttgatttacaactacAACTGTatatctaaaatgttatcaacaaagcctaaatcaatagaataaaattaccttaggatagaatttaaataaaaaagagagataaaaaaacgtaaaagaaaaaaaaagatcgaatttgcattttttttcctacagtttctttaaaaaacgtaaaaggaaaaaaagaaaaaacttgcattttttttccttcgttttttttttttttagtgaataaaTTTGCATCATATGtcatctttttcctaataataaagtaaaaaattttaaaaaaaagttattttagttTAACCTAAACtacttctttttgttcatatcatcttcttcacaaCCTAAAATTTCCACTATGGGTTTGTttgaattgaatttatttttgctgatactgaaaactgaaaactaaaaatactatagcaaaataatttttaaatgtgtgaatagtattatGGAACCCATGAACAGTGCGTGAATAGTGCATAAACAGTGTTTTTTGTCCCTGCACAATAAAATCATGTGATATTACTATTCACgcacaggggaaaaaaaaagtctgaaaacGCAAAACGTAAACGCCACATTCAATTGAATCCAAACGGGTACTATATATACacagttttttggtgtttgattatTTCTACTATGTACTTTACAATTATTTGCTATATTCTTCATTTCTCCTCTCTACCCTAGCTACAACCTTGCAggtaatatttttctttctttcatcaaattgaatagatttggtgtatttgttgcctttttattatatataatataatttttatcaacaagttttatagataggctgaaattctatgtttgatcacacattttagtgtttttttttttagaagtcaatatagcaagcaatatatttgtattttttaatttcttattacatgattatttgttgttgacatcaatattttataatggatttaatttgttatgacttttgtttggtgctttgttccatataatctatattttttaattaaaagcaaaatttcCTATCAAGTATGAAATTGGATATGAGAGAATCCATCCATCCAAATTTCTATGTAAGTCTATCTTTACTTAActccggttttttttttttttttttttttttttttttttttttttttttttttttttttttttaagttcaaaattttggatattttttcattaatgaattgagattttggcttaattttgttttcaaccatttcaattattgaattcattattttttcatgtgtaatattaatatctctgttttttttttttttatgataaaaaaataataatatatgtgttcttaaagttagggtgttatatttatttattagtaagttagaatgttacattaggttagagtattatattttcatttattattaatttagaatgtTTCATATGAATACATATGCTGGTTTAGGGTTGATATAACTTATAAccatttgaatgaaatcaacactaaaacaaattatttaaatatcaaaataagaaataaaaattatatttcttttaaatgtacaagtacaatttattttttaatcttaaattttgaattaattctctttttattttatttgttattaagcCGTGTGCATCGCATGGGCATAATACTagcatataataaaaaagtatatcAAAGTTAAATGCATGTTTGACACATGGCAGTGGTagtattcaaaatattttgaaccaAGATGAATTGAGCCATCAGCCCTTCACATGGGGTGTTTGGCacacgaaattttttttttttgtttttgagaagcAAAGAGACAACAACGCacaattaaacaaacaaaggcatcttatcaaaaaaaaaaaaaaaaaaaaaaaaaaaacaaagtcacggacctaaaaaaaaaaaaaaaaaatacagaggCATAGTTATAAGAAAATTCATAAGCAAAAGAGAGTTAAACGTCTGGGTAAAGCAAACgcgaagaagaggaagaaggggCGGCGGAGACGATCGGATATACGGAGGCTACACTGAAAACTTGGCGGGGACGATCGGATATACCGAGGCTACAATGAAAACTTGGCGCCGACGAAGGTGGTGTGCGCTATTTGGTATATTTTTCAGCtggctttctttttattttatttattttttattttgtaccaGCCGATTTACTTGATTCGGCCAAAATCCGAGCTTTTCACGGATATTGGCGGAAGAACTACTTTTCCACAGATTTTTCCAAATGTTAGGTATACGTGAAACTGACAACCAACCCGTAACAACCGACAACTAACCCGTCTGTTTCGGAAGAGAGCTATAGTAAATGATTGTTTGTGGCCCTAGAAAAGAACTCTTTTCCCACGCGAGAACAGCCTAGTCTAGAGCTGGAGCTATACATAGGTATTGGGTGGGGGCTATGGCCgttccaaattttgaaaatttccttaatatctatatataaaagagtTTGTTACCCAACATGtttagatcattttttttttcaacccattATGTATGTAGTAATTAAcaagttaataatttattaaaaaaatcttgcaTTAATTAAcaagttattattttattaaaaaaatcttatcacAAAAACTACATATGAAATGAAATATATCTTTAGTTGTCATACAATGagttaaaactaaaatattttcaaatatgtttggagcaTAACTTACTTCTCCAAGTTTTGGATAATTCatgcttttgaaaattttattaatttaattgaaagattttttttaattacttcagtattaaatttgacaatttggaatgaaaatgaaactttttaagaatttcgctatgaaaatgataaaaaataaattttattttatgaaatatccatcaaacataattttgattaaaaatattaagttcttttttttattttttttttatttggggtaTAAGTATATACTCctatatatcttattcaaatttaaaaaaaaaaaatgtatataataaaaaagcgTGCATGTATGTATATACTTGTGTGTAAAattgtcttgataaatatattaatgtcGAAACTTTGTCCTCAAACAAAAATTCTCAGCCCTACCCCTTTCAATGTCAATGATCATGTTGAAACCCTTCTCTTCCCATTAGGGACACCACTTGACTTGATTggtatttaaagaaaaagaatgatgaaaatTGGTAAACAGAGATACTGAATCATATCCTTAATTTTCACTAGCTTCCAAAAAACAATGGCACTCACTAGCTTCAAAAAAGTATTTTCCCCCATTTCTCTACTCGTGTTGGCCCTGTGACATTTGTCATTTATTTCTGATTCTGTTTGTGCAGATAAAGAAATCGAGACAAATGCTCTTCTCATTTGGAAAGCCagtcttcaaaataaaaaccagTCACTCTTGCCTTCATGGACTCTCCTTCCTAATAATAATGCAACCAATTCTTCCAACAATCAAAATGCAAGCTCAAATCCATGCAGTTGATTCGATGTTTCTTGCAACCATGCAGGAAGTGTTATTAGATTAAACCTGACTAACTTAGGCTTGAAAGGtacttgttaggttctaaagtttaggactttatgtatttagaactctaatttgtattgttggcaaaccatgatcaaaacaatgtgtttagaagtgtttaaacctagctcaaagttgtatgtcaatgtaaagttggaatcgagtgtaaagcagaaagcaatgtggctttcggcctggctcgatcgatcgaagtttaggctcgaccgatcgaacgtcgggcatattgcttttctgcagaattttccaactcagccctaattgttttaaaacgtttttagggtttcttatttgtcctgagtataaaaggcaaaccctagccacgttttagtgttactcatattgcggtttgtgtaaatctcttgtgagatctagaggagctttcctttacacaaacttagggttttcaaggaggagatattctctacaccttgatgatcaaaacagttgctgccattaaagtttaaagaatacacaagcgggggtgcttgtagctggtgggaatccaagaaagaaggagtccgtggattcggagcttgcacgtggtcgtgtcagtaagttctactggttagtagcattaggaagtcaagcgggggtgcttgtaagtccttttgtatgaacttcgattctttatagtggattcaagtttaccttgaggatagctaggttaaatcctccccaggttttttaccggtttggttttcctgggtgatcatatcattgtcttatttatttttccgctgctatacattaatatgatatatttgtgttaacctagatctgttaattaggactaagtaacaacttggctaattaactaggttaaatcaattgttttaaggggtctaaaaaccaacagTACTCTCCATGAATTTTCATTCTTGTCACTCCCTAACCTTTCATTTGTTGACCTTGGGATTAATGAACTCTTTAATACAGTTCCTATTGATATTTGTTACCTGTCTAAACTCATATATCTTGATCTATATATTCTTTAATAACTTATCGGGGAAAATCCCACCTCAGATTGGCCTACTGATCAACCTTGAGGTCTTGCACCTCGCTAAAAATCAGTTAAGTGGCTCAATTCCTCTAGAAATAGGTGATTTAAAGTCTCTTAATGACCTTTCTTTGTATGCCAACAATTTCCATGGATGCATTCCTGCTTCATTAGGTAATTTGAGCTATCTGTTTGACTTTTCTCTCAATAGTAATTTCTTTTCGTGTTCCATTCCTATATCTTTAGGTAATTTAGGCAACCTGGCTTATATGTACCTCTATGATAATCAACTTTCTAGTTCCATTCCTCCATAAATTGGAAACATTACCAATTTAGTTGAACTTGACATAAGTAACAACAATTTCAAAGGTCCCATCCCTTACAGTactacaaaatttgaaaagctAACATTGTTGCATATGAACCAAAATCAGCTCTCTGGCTCCATCCCTCTAAAAATTGGAAATCTAAAGTCTCTCATATTCTTAAGCCTTGAAACAAATCATCTTTCTGGCTTAATTCCCACATCTTTAGGTTCTCTTAGAAAGTTAAATGTTTAACACCTGTACAACAATCAACTTTCTGGTACCATTCCTGAAGAATTAGGAAACTTGACATCCATAATTGATCTTGAACTGAGTAGACATCAGTTGAATGGTAATATTCCAAtttcctttggtaggttgagtgGCTTAAAAGCTTTATTCCTCCGTGATAACCAACTTTCTGGTCCCATTCCACCAGGGATCGGAAACTTAATGGAGTTGACTGCTCTGCTGCTGGATGCCAACCACTTCACTAGCTTTTTGCCTCAAAACTTATGCCATTGTGGGTCTCTCCAATTACTAAGGGCAGACAGCAACGATCTCATAGGTCCAATACCAAAAACCTTGAGAAACTGTAGAAACTTAATTAGAGTCCACCTTGAAAGAAACCAAATCTTTGGAAATATATCTGAAGATTTGGTGTCTACAAAAATCTACAGTACATGGACCTGAGTTACAATAGATTTTATGGTGAAATCTCACACAACTGGGGCAAGTGCACACAACTAACCACTCTAAAGATTGTTGGGAACAATATTTTTGGTCGCATACCACTTGAAATTGGAGACTTAGTCCAACTCCAATTACTTGATCTTTCTTCTAACCACTTGGTTGGGGAGGTTCCAAAGGAATTTAGAAAGTTGACTTATTTGTCGAAGCTAATGTTGAATGGCAATAAACTTTATGCTGGTTTACCCTTGGAGCTTGGATCATTAATAAATCTTGAGTATCTAGATCTATCCACTAACAAGTTTGGTAAGGAAATCCCGAGAAATATAGGGAACCTTTTGAAACTATATTACTTGAATACGAGCAACAACAAGTTTATCCTAAATATTCCAGTCCAAATGTGTGAATTAGCTCATCTGTCCCAGCTAGATTTGAGCCTTAACTCACTCGAAGGAGAGATACCTTCACAAATTAGCAATATGCAGAGCTTGGAGTTGTTGAATGTATCCCACAATAACTTCTCAGGTTTCATTCCAACTACTTTTGAAAAGATGCATGGCTTGTCGTCTGTTGATATATCCTACAATGAGTTGGAGGGTCCTCTTCCCAATAGCCAAGCATTTCATGATGCTCACATTGAAGCATTACAAGGTAATAAAGGATTGTGTGGAAACGTTACGGGATTGCAACCCTGTAAGGCAGGACATATCTCAAAGAAGGGAAATAAATCATTTTCCCTCTCTTGGGAACACTTTCACTTGTATTGGTATTCCTAGGaatattcttcattttaaaagTAAAAGGGCAAAATccacaagaaaatcaaaacaCATGCGAGGACAAGGAAGAAGTGTTTACAATATCAACTTTTGATGGAAGAACAATGTACTAGGAAATATTTGATGCAACCTATGGTTTTGATGCTAAGTTTTGCATTGGGGAAGCAAGATATGGAACTGTCTATAAAGCCCAGCTAATATTTGGAGACACATTTGTAGTTAagtgttgggctttgtggagcctagtttttTGTTTGATCCGATTTGACGACCCGACCCGAATAatattgcgtggtttttaatgggagatttactaAGGCTTAGTTCATGGAGCGGATGTATATGTAAACTGACTTTGCcgtgattagggtttttttaaGATTGTAGGTTGTTGTTGCCACATTCTTGAGGGTGAGAGAAAAAGATTGTAGCCGCAATTTTGTACTCTGTATTCTTCCCTgaaaatagtgaaatccctgcaactccgtggacgtaagcaaattgccgaaccacgtaaatattgtcttgtgcatgtgattgtttttctttggcgtgtgtttttctctattttttgtttctcacagatTGGGAATTCAGCGTACTTCCTTACATTAAGAAACTCACATCCTTGTGTGATGGTAATatttcacaacaaaaagagTTCTTAAATGAGATAAACGCATTAACAGAAATCCGACATcgaaatattgtgaaattgaaTGGCTTTTATTCACATTCACGTTTCTCAATTTTCATTTACGAGTACCTTGAAAAGGGTAACTTGGCCTCAATTTTGAGCAATGATGGAGGAGCTAAAGAATTGGACTGGAATAAGAGGGTGAATATAATCAAAGGTGTGGCACATGCTTTGTCTTACATACACCATGATTGTTCACCACCAATTGTTCATTGGGACATATCAGCAAAAATGTTTTGCTGGATTCAGAGTACGAGGCTCATGTTTCAGACTTTGGCACAACTAAGATTCTTAATCAAAACTCATCCAATTGGACTTCACTTGCTGGCACATATGGATATTTTGCACCAGGTAATGTACTTGTTTAATCAATATAGAACATAGATCATATGAATACATTGACATAatattctacttttttttagagCTTACTTATACAATGAAGATAACTGAGAAATGCGACATGTTTAGCTTTGGAGTTTTGGCTATTGAAGTGATCAAAGGTAAGCATCCTGGTGAAATCATCTCCATTCTATCTACTTCAACCGTGGAGGTTAATTTCTTGTTGAATGATTTGTTAGACATATGCCTTGAGGTTGAGAATCAACTAATACTCATCAGAAAGTTGGCAATTGCATGTTTGCATGTTGATCCAAAATCTAGACCAACTATGCATATGGTCTCTCAGATTTTATCAAGCTGAAGTGCACTTTCCAAGACCCATCATAGTTTGAGTAGGAAAAGCAAGGATATGAAATAAGACACAATATTCTGTTAAATTTATGTTGTTTAAGgcaattttttgtttaagaTTATGTAATGCCTAGATAACTACTAGTTGTTTAATTGCAAGCATTAATAATGCACTTCTAGTAACATAGATTTCAAGGCATTGTGATTATACATGTTTGATTAGCTATTGTTAGGATTTTTGTCCCTGATAGTAACAAAGTTAACCAACTCTTgaccaattaattaattaaattacttATGCTTTAGATTTGAACTGAATAGCAACACATAAACATGAATTACACAAAGACACCAAAATGATGACCCGAGAAAGCCGATGAAACAAACTATTTCATAGTAAAAACTTGGGGGATTTAATCATCAATACCCAAGTCAACAAATCCACtagaatattataaaattgtgtaagaaaagattaaccctaaatctaataCTACTTCTGGTAGAACTTACTAACGTGACCATACACAGCTTCAAGACTATGGGTTCTTCTATTCTCAACTTGTTGCATGTGAATGTATGCTCAGGACTCTGAGAACAGCTCTTAAAGATTTGTACTAGTAACTTGAATGTAAACTGGATGCAACAATTTCACTTTGATCATAGGATCTTTTGAATAAGCATAGGTCTCTGATTGATGCTTCAAGAGTGTTTGGAAAATTTCAGATTTGTGTATAATACACTACTCTCCTGTAGTCTTAGAAAACATGCTTTAAGGCTTGCTTATATAGTGTACATAAGATGCAAGTAGCTTTAGATAAATGGTTGACAAAAAATACTGAGAATCCAATCAGCACAATTCTCGATCAGTTGAGATATGCAATTAATCAGTCGACTTAAGTAACTCTCGACAGGTCGAGTTGGTGACAAAATCCTGTGCCATAATAGTCCAGTTTATGTTTCTTGATTCGTTTGAACCTTGGTTTGTCTTGTACTATGAATTACTTTGATATCAATTTAAGAGACAACCTAGATTATAACTATTACAAATGTTCATGACTTGTCAACCTAAAAATATGGacttaacaatctccccctttgacaattcatgacaaaaaaatttacatcaaaAGACTCATATACAATACAAcccaaagaaaatttatatCCCTACAAACTACACAATCCTAGGAAGTGGCATGGAGGTTGAATGTCTTGTGTAAAGATTACTTACCTTTTTctcaaatactaaaataaaagcataaacGCATATTGATTACAATGATATATAGATAAatactaccaaaaaaataaataaataaataaaagcatgtGAGTCAACATAAGCAGCCAAATACCAATTGTTAACCAACAACCAAAAACTAAACATAAAGCATAGTGtatcaaagattttttttttaaaaaaaaggtgcaagtcccaaataaaaaagaataagagttttagaaataaaataacataatcaAATAAAAGTCTCCCCCTCAATGCAACATCTCCCCCTTTCTGCCATGATGGACAAATGGGTCACGTGTAACGCCCCAAACTCAGATAAGGTCTAGAGAGCATGAATCCTCACATGTAACACCCCGTTGATAGGGTTGCGCGGTCCCCTCTTTGGAACCTAAGGGTACACTCCCTTGTTAAGGAGCAACCTCTTTGGAACCTAAGGGTGCACTCCCTTGCTAAAGAGCCCCCTCTTTGGAACCAATATTGATaaactcccttgctaaggagctacTAAATGTGAATTATCCCCTCCTTGGGACCGTCTCTCACAAAGGACTATCTTCGGTATAACCATCCCTTACTAAGGACTAAATATGATACCGTGCTTCTATTCACAACTTGCCATAGGGTTTCAAATCAATTCTAATAATGCTCACACAAAGTAGGTTTAAGAACAAATCAGTTTCAACCAAGACACATGCTTTCAAACCATTGTAAGTACAAATAATTCATATCAAATCATAAAACATTTCATGAATGGGATCCAATAATACTTCCTCAAAGTCAATCATACACAAGTCAAACCATAAGCTTTAGAGATGCATTATCACACAAGTATATGTATACAAAGTGCTCATcccacaacattttcaaagaAACAAGTATACAAGGTTTTCTCAACATCTACAGAGTGCgcaaatatttctttattataagTTATAAATATAGTTTGACGGTCAAAACCATCTTTATGAAACCCGCCAAATTAGTAAATACCACTTTCCTTATGCATCCTGCAAACCAACAACTTTGTGCTCTGAAAAGGTC contains the following coding sequences:
- the LOC115961398 gene encoding MDIS1-interacting receptor like kinase 2-like, which encodes MDLSYNRFYGEISHNWGKCTQLTTLKIVGNNIFGRIPLEIGDLVQLQLLDLSSNHLVGEVPKEFRKLTYLSKLMLNGNKLYAGLPLELGSLINLEYLDLSTNKFGKEIPRNIGNLLKLYYLNTSNNKFILNIPVQMCELAHLSQLDLSLNSLEGEIPSQISNMQSLELLNVSHNNFSGFIPTTFEKMHGLSSVDISYNELEGPLPNSQAFHDAHIEALQDWEFSVLPYIKKLTSLCDGNISQQKEFLNEINALTEIRHRNIVKLNGFYSHSRFSIFIYEYLEKGNLASILSNDGGAKELDWNKRVNIIKEYEAHVSDFGTTKILNQNSSNWTSLAGTYGYFAPELTYTMKITEKCDMFSFGVLAIEVIKAIIKGEKQKTVVASDSRPLAIDK